Proteins from a genomic interval of Stenotrophomonas maltophilia:
- the ribB gene encoding 3,4-dihydroxy-2-butanone-4-phosphate synthase has translation MNFAPIPEILEDIRQGRMVVIVDDEDRENEGDLIMAAELVKASDINFMVTHGRGLVCLPLNRTRAADLGLAPMVQANTAQFQTNFTVSIEAAEGVTTGISAHDRAHTIRTAVKPNAKPSDLHQPGHIFPLIAQPGGVLTRAGHTEAAVDMAMLAGLEPAGVLVEILNPDGSMARRPELEVFAREHGLKMGSIADLIAYRLATEKTVERVDEREIDTEFGPFKLVTYRDRIAHDLHFALVRGTPDAETPTLVRVQVENPLADLLHWRRDDFGVAATDALRAIDAEGAGVMVVLQAPRDGESLLARLRQQPAPVVPGKDKDVSQWRRNGAGAQILSDLGLGKLRVLGTPRRQIGLAGYGLEVVETVTL, from the coding sequence ATGAATTTCGCCCCGATTCCGGAAATCCTGGAAGACATCCGCCAGGGCCGCATGGTGGTCATCGTCGATGACGAGGACCGCGAGAACGAAGGCGACCTGATCATGGCCGCCGAGCTGGTCAAGGCCAGTGACATCAACTTCATGGTCACCCATGGCCGTGGCCTGGTGTGCCTGCCGCTGAACCGTACCCGCGCCGCCGATCTCGGCCTGGCGCCGATGGTGCAGGCCAATACCGCCCAGTTCCAGACCAATTTCACGGTCAGCATCGAGGCCGCCGAGGGCGTCACCACCGGCATTTCGGCGCATGACCGCGCCCACACCATCCGCACCGCGGTGAAGCCCAACGCCAAGCCGTCGGACCTGCACCAGCCGGGCCATATCTTCCCGTTGATCGCCCAGCCGGGCGGGGTGCTGACCCGCGCCGGCCACACCGAAGCCGCCGTGGACATGGCCATGCTGGCCGGGCTGGAACCGGCCGGCGTGCTGGTGGAGATCCTGAACCCGGATGGCAGCATGGCACGCCGCCCGGAGCTGGAAGTGTTCGCCCGCGAGCACGGCCTGAAGATGGGCTCCATCGCCGATCTGATCGCCTACCGCCTGGCCACCGAAAAGACCGTCGAGCGCGTGGACGAGCGCGAGATCGATACCGAATTCGGCCCGTTCAAGCTGGTCACCTACCGCGACCGCATCGCCCACGACCTGCATTTCGCCCTGGTCCGCGGCACCCCGGATGCGGAAACCCCGACCCTGGTGCGCGTGCAGGTGGAAAACCCACTGGCAGACCTGCTGCACTGGCGCCGTGACGACTTCGGCGTGGCCGCCACCGATGCCCTGCGCGCAATCGATGCCGAAGGCGCCGGCGTGATGGTGGTGCTGCAGGCCCCGCGCGATGGTGAGTCTCTGCTGGCCCGCCTGCGCCAGCAGCCGGCACCGGTGGTGCCGGGCAAGGACAAGGACGTGAGCCAGTGGCGCCGCAACGGCGCAGGCGCGCAGATCCTGTCGGACCTGGGCCTGGGCAAGCTGCGCGTGCTGGGCACCCCGCGCCGCCAGATCGGCCTGGCCGGCTATGGCCTGGAAGTGGTGGAGACGGTGACCCTGTAA